In one Liolophura sinensis isolate JHLJ2023 chromosome 11, CUHK_Ljap_v2, whole genome shotgun sequence genomic region, the following are encoded:
- the LOC135477414 gene encoding uncharacterized protein LOC135477414 isoform X4 has translation MTTPLKSDDQDSGSTERQGEQFSPMSSALSWPGPRTVIVPRTDQGFGFTLRHFIVYPPESATDNLAEGEIFTDENDPEGRRVKRTKLSSLEPMDTIFVKHVKESGPAHLAGLNTGDRIVSVNGESVTGKTYSQVIALIQSSASALKLLVVPKHEDILQMAYQTSVYDQTQEMFHSDGGLISASQGSYVKVEHAGIAPTTEVTVTSRRGGWREELRRKYSTPLDETGYGCKPDRDIKSVSWQGSSGSPREPLRGDSRNSNGRKGSFDIRISYNYPSGKAQTNYSPSQKSADYGLYYPVVRKDLWAEPADTVSNQSRSNSNSMSSLSARQSQECVVQPLGSQEKLGQSQSSWTRSGTQDYPSLRLSQENMSYSRRSKDGALQSQEDVWSSPYSSARSHTWDSSKFASRTGKGASDSVPRSLTTSSLSKMRTKGMEYSPPDSTPLSSVGSNMKPVRYSVSSSTSNLPQNVSPTRLIQYAPPHTALSSQRSAKSTSADNLQNAGSLSVHRSSLGGQKSGYAVTGSRIKDYHEPNIPGRTFVVRIGDKVTVSPPSGPVTQTSCTNPVSMNNTCSFGTTFALTRAPSGKSFESRKNAQLPVSERKKQFEGTVRKEEVQQATASSGSYEMSTSTKRYKTEIEKLQSLGKIGDIVKRVQHFEVSNSSSSESGTPPPPNYSEKTPPPHEIHITTVPPMYSPTHRQQSQIGTRQQEQQQVPSPIPQQSPAQTQQQQQQQHPPVQQPAIKVRKISTERYQPPGSPSNSRPDSTGTNVPVRVCLPQSTSAPSSPTVEEAKGFEDAALRSGSKCLMDTNGMSTSMINPPLRMDSVEGTFLSTENVSSSSLNSNNRPTRKVSYLTAVNAPICKQEDLTILSSPQLIINGQNLDHQSVSTNDLDFVGHTVCSVSESHTEACATHKRSRSTFSFFSNATSGLLSAFSTLTAVMTASTENLNRAGCKSSEESMVAPGDGMVPPTSSGLKSASVPNVVMRKKAEVEDDGIKLHRRTSYLMATAKDRTTLTLPLDKSAPVSTEMPVSPSKGINIKKQKQRFGEKTPRIPEGNEGKRSSQDLNSPIHEVVKEGFLYCKTAITDGKRASDRSWKPMWATLKGHALYLVKDKKDGSWNPNDEQLISIKSCLVDIANDYTKKKNVFRLKTYNGSEYLLQADDQDAMSDWIQAIQTNNDPDGDVRHDIREKGVVMSDFMLRKTTQYDQQVPSKTSPQAQQKSKKLSGLSFKGKMPYSPNVKRKKPLDDASRSKTWKGKFKSFRRLAGGASSAVEEEVVPTGTFGVPLELCVPSPENELVPLIVEICTKIVEARGLEVVGIYRVPGNTVSVHTMQDDLNRGFENMNSENDKWLDVNVISSLLKAFFRKLPEPLVTEDLYQSFINANRADDPMRRMLSLKRLLHDLPEHHFETFRHLAAHLKLVAMHEEYNKMDSRNLAIVFGPTLIRRKDEDMATLVKDMSDQCRIVESVIVNNEWFFSSWEEDNVVPVDDASIVSAPVSSSNSLLTRLAEDDRGKEINPKDIVSSIILAANKKLKGKDKKYSSLMSDDGDLDSECGPNERNIDQEVARRRAKSEEILTQDSASESTSTSSASKSFDQQDSVSMEHHDTYPFKLSSGAYSSERVPPLGTEEYMDWVFLRTHSDSQQRAATSNRPASLARHYSDDSLLDKNDELEISLGSLHNKCSYSRDRVDQLWRIELEARALREKEEMHQRESEKRRLEQQRIEQELARTKKELEIEDSHSLEDLLHTEFAMQISDFAVNRMSDLNGRGMGPQDSGLLLSEYSAMSSDRRDAGKFYSPKMGGACGSVARFGRPGRYEHEGGVSCHSGIGYGDRQGSMGKRAGSLETIIDVKCNNGKRSSGHHGKGKRDGDRGSGFKPLDQAEGKTVLLTRSSSVRRGSLDSLRDFYDKQDHRSSWASTDSEDGSDLLTSLTTTFDQKLQILLNPKFKLTGAAKRQLCASESTGSETTAEENKAEREVVFAQPSAVAIKPVPPLKVEEYTAPKPAPSKQFTDHSLVQRLSRLGESGFDRSFRDPSLHRMHKPDAKIGIASRFERGSSINSSSSIVNNEMSMSTSSLPSGSLGYRPLSSQRDKGDGVDTGQSSLKYAVGLLGSKSSQTEAGSAQKSSSGSARAEGKPFSLRAECRPITKSEKTEVNLSPVKTVTRGHIRGSETILFVGVICGKVQRLCGRSL, from the exons TGCTTCTGCTCTCAAACTGTTGGTAGTCCCCAAACATGAGGATATTCTGCAGATG GCCTATCAGACCTCAGTGTATGATCAAACACAGGAAATGTTCCACAGCGACGGCGGTTTGATATCCGCATCCCAAGGCAGCTATGTCAAAGTGGAGCATGCTGGGATAGCCCCAACCACGGAGGTCACAGTCACATCTCGCCGAGGGGGGTGGAGGGAAGAACTGAGACGGAAGTACTCCACCCCCCTGGATGAGACCGGCTACGGGTGCAAACCTGACCGTGATATAAAGAGCGTCAGTTGGCAAGGAAGCAGCGGGTCGCCAAGAGAGCCATTGCGTGGTGACAGTCGAAACAGTAATGGGCGTAAAGGCTCGTTTGATATTCGTATTTCTTACAACTATCCTTCTGGAAAGGCTCAGACCAATTACAGCCCTTCACAGAAGTCTGCAGACTACGGATTATACTACCCTGTGGTGCGCAAAGACCTTTGGGCAGAGCCTGCGGATACTGTGTCCAATCAGTCACGTTCAAACTCAAACTCCATGTCGAGTCTGTCCGCCAGACAGTCTCAGGAATGTGTTGTTCAGCCGCTGGGCTCGCAAGAAAAACTCGGTCAGTCGCAGTCGAGCTGGACACGCAGTGGCACGCAAGATTACCCGAGTTTGAGACTGTCGCAGGAAAATATGTCGTATTCGCGCAGGTCCAAAGATGGCGCACTTCAATCCCAGGAGGACGTTTGGTCCTCTCCATACAGCTCTGCTCGCTCCCACACGTGGGACTCGTCTAAGTTTGCCTCCCGCACAGGCAAAGGCGCCAGTGACTCTGTCCCACGCTCTCTCACTACCTCGTCGCTTTCCAAAATGAGGACAAAAGGAATGGAGTACTCTCCCCCTGACTCGACGCCGTTGTCGAGTGTAGGGTCGAATATGAAGCCTGTGCGTTACAGCGTGAGTAGCAGCACCAGTAACCTGCCTCAGAATGTCAGTCCCACGCGACTCATACAGTATGCTCCCCCACACACAGCTCTCTCTTCTCAGCGCAGTGCGAAATCCACCAGTGCTGATAACTTACAGAATGCAGGGAGCCTGTCTGTGCATAGGTCAAGCTTAGGTGGTCAAAAATCTGGCTACGCAGTCACTGGGTCACGGATAAAGGATTACCACGAACCTAATATCCCGGGGCGTACGTTTGTGGTCCGTATTGGAGACAAAGTGACAGTTTCCCCGCCCTCAGGGCCAGTAACACAGACCTCCTGCACAAACCCGGTCAGTATGAACAACACTTGTAGCTTTGGAACTACATTTGCTCTCACGAGAGCCCCCAGTGGGAAGTCTTTCGAGTCTCGTAAAAATGCTCAGTTACCAGTGTCCGAGCGCAAGAAACAGTTTGAAGGTACCGTTAGAAAAGAAGAGGTACAGCAGGCGACTGCTTCATCAGGCTCTTACGAAATGTCCACCTCTACCAAACGCTACAAAACAGAGATAGAGAAATTGCAGAGTTTAGGCAAAATAGGAGATATTGTTAAAAGAGTGCAGCATTTTGAGGTATCAAATAGTAGCAGTAGTGAATCAGGAACCCCACCACCCCCTAATTATAGCGAGAAGACCCCACCCCCGCACGAGATCCACATAACCACTGTCCCACCCATGTACTCTCCTACTCACAGACAGCAGTCACAAATCGGGACAcgacaacaagaacaacagcaAGTGCCATCACCAATTCCCCAGCAATCCCCAGCCCAaactcaacaacaacagcagcagcagcatcCACCTGTTCAGCAGCCAGCTATCAAAGTGCGCAAAATTTCCACGGAGCGTTATCAGCCTCCTGGTTCACCATCAAACAGTCGCCCAGACAGCACAGGTACAAATGTCCCTGTCAGGGTTTGTCTTCCGCAGTCCACAAGCGCCCCAAGCTCTCCAACTGTGGAGGAAGCAAAGGGCTTTGAGGACGCAGCCTTGCGCTCAGGAAGTAAGTGCTTAATGGACACAAATGGAATGTCCACATCCATGATAAATCCACCTTTGCGGATGGATTCTGTTGAAGGCACCTTTTTGTCCACTGAAAATGTGTCGTCTTCGTCTTTGAACTCTAATAACAGGCCCACAAGGAAGGTCTCCTACCTTACAGCTGTGAATGCTCCCATCTGCAAACAAG AGGATCTAACAATCCTATCTTCACCTCAGCTTATTATCAATGGACAAAACCTTGACCATCAATCTGTCTCCACCAATGACCTTGACTTTGTGGGGCACACAGTGTGCTCTGTGTCTGAATCACACACAGAAGCCTGTGCCACTCacaaaaggtcaaggtcaactTTCAGTTTTTTCTCCAATGCCACCAGTGGTCTCCTCTCTGCTTTCAGCACTCTTACAGCAG TCATGACCGCGTCAACGGAGAATCTGAACCGAGCTGGCTGCAAGTCCTCCGAAGAGTCCATGGTTGCCCCCGGAGACGGCATGGTCCCGCCCACCTCATCTGGGCTCAAATCTGCGTCAGTGCCAAATGTGGTGATGAGGAAGAAAGCTGAAG TAGAAGATGATGGCATCAAGCTTCATCGGCGGACGTCATACCTGATGGCCACGGCCAAGGATAGGACTACACTGACCCTGCCACTGGACAAGTCTGCACCGGTCAGCACAGAAATGCC GGTAAGTCCCTCCAAGGGCATCAATATCAAGAAACAGAAACAGCGCTTTGGGGAAAAG ACACCTCGTATTCCTGAAGGTAATGAAGGGAAGCGTTCATCCCAGGATTTGAACAGCCCGATCCATGAGGTGGTGAAAGAAGGCTTCCTCTACTGCAAGACCGCCATCACAGATGGAAAG AGAGCCAGTGACCGCTCCTGGAAACCGATGTGGGCTACCTTGAAAGGTCATGCCCTTTACTTGGTCAAGGACAAAAAAGACGGTTCCTGG AATCCCAATGACGAGCAGCTGATCTCTATCAAGTCATGCCTGGTGGACATCGCCAACGATTACACGAAGAAAAAGAACGTGTTCCGTCTGAAGACGTACAACGGGTCTGAGTACCTGCTGCAGGCAGATGACCAGGACGCCATGTCCGATTGGATACAGGCCATTCAGACCAACAACGACCCGGACGGTGATGTAAGACACGATATTCGG GAAAAGGGAGTGGTTATGTCGGACTTCATGTTACGCAAAACCACGCAATATGACCAACAAGTGCCCTCCAAAACCTCGCCCCAGGCACAGCAGAAAAGCAAGAAGCTCTCAGGGTTGTCTTTCAAGGGTAAAATGCCATACTCTCCGAATGTGAAGAGGAAAAAACCGCTAG ACGATGCGTCGCGCTCTAAAACCTGGAAAGGGAAGTTCAAGAGTTTCCGGCGCCTAGCTGGTGGGGCCAGTTCTGCGGTCGAGGAGGAAGTTGTGCCCACGGGGACATTTGGAGTGCCGCTGGAACTCTGTGTGCCCTCTCCAGAGAATGAG CTGGTGCCCCTCATCGTGGAGATCTGTACCAAGATTGTGGAGGCGAGAGGGTTAGAGGTGGTCGGCATCTACCGCGTACCCGGGAATACTGTGTCAGTCCACACCATGCAGGATGATCTCAATAGG GGTTTCGAGAATATGAACAGTGAGAACGACAAATGGTTAGATGTGAATGTGATCAGCAGTTTGCTCAAAGCCTTCTTCAGGAAGCTCCCAGAGCCTCTGGTCACTGAGG ATTTGTACCAGTCTTTTATCAATGCTAACCGTGCGGACGACCCCATGAGACGGATGCTGAGCCTTAAGAGACTTCTGCACGATTTACCcgaacatcattttgagacaTTCAGACATCTGGCAGCTCACCTAAAACTAGTCGCCATGCACGAGGAGTACAATAAGATGGACTCTCGGAACTTGGCCATCGTGTTTGGTCCGACGCTGATTAGGCGTAAAGACGAGGACATGGCCACTCTGGTGAAGGACATGTCTGATCAGTGCCGGATTGTGGAGAGCGTCATTGTTAAT aatGAGTGGTTCTTCAGTTCATGGGAGGAGGATAATGTGGTGCCAGTGGACGATGCTTCTATTGTCAGCGCTCCCGTCAGCAGTTCAAACAGTCTTCTTACCAGGCTTGCTGAAG ATGACCGAGGTAAAGAGATCAATCCGAAGGACATTGTGTCTTCGATAATTCTGGCAGCTAACAAGAAGCTGAAGGGAAAAGACAAGAAGTATAGTTCTTTGATGTCTGATGACGGTGACCTTGACAGCGAGTGTGGGCCAAACGAGCGCAACATTGATCAAGAGGTCGCGCGGAGGCGGGCTAAGTCTGAAGAGATTCTCACGCAGGACTCGGCCTCGGAGTCAACCTCCACTTCGTCTGCATCGAAAAGTTTCGATCAACAGGATTCTGTGTCCATGGAACATCACGACACGTACCCATTCAAACTGTCCTCAGGAGCATACAGTTCTGAGAGAGTTCCTCCCCTTGGCACAGAGGAGTACATGGACTGGGTGTTCTTACGTACACACAGCGATAGCCAACAGCGTGCTGCGACCTCAAACCGGCCGGCATCTCTTGCTAGGCATTATTCAGACGATTCGTTGTTGGACAAAAATGATGAGTTAGAAATCTCTCTCGGGAGCCTCCATAATAAGTGTAGTTATAGTCGAGATAGAGTCGACCAATTGTGGAGGATCGAACTCGAGGCCAGAGCCTTGAGAGAAAAAGAGGAGATGCACCAAAGAGAAAGCGAAAAACGCCGTTTAGAACAGCAGAGAATAGAACAGGAGTTAGCGCGGACGAAAAAAGAGCTGGAAATCGAGGATAGTCACAGTTTGGAAGATCTGCTGCACACAGAGTTTGCCATGCAAATTTCAGACTTTGCCGTGAATCGAATGTCTGATTTGAATGGAAGAGGCATGGGGCCTCAGGACTCTGGATTATTGTTGTCAGAGTACAGTGCAATGTCTTCTGACAGGAGAGACGCTGGGAAATTTTATTCCCCAAAAATGGGTGGGGCTTGTGGCTCAGTAGCGAGATTTGGGCGTCCAGGAAGGTACGAGCATGAAGGAGGAGTGTCTTGTCATTCAGGCATTGGTTACGGCGATCGTCAAGGGTCGATGGGGAAAAGAGCGGGTTCACTGGAGACGATTATCGATGTGAAGTGCAATAATGGGAAACGCAGCTCTGGGCATCATGGGAAAGGAAAGAGAGACGGTGATCGGGGGTCAGGCTTCAAGCCCCTTGACCAGGCAGAGGGTAAGACCGTATTGCTGACCCGCTCCAGCTCCGTGAGGCGAGGCTCGCTGGATTCTCTTAGAGACTTTTATGATAAGCAGGATCACCGCTCATCGTGGGCGTCTACGGACTCTGAGGATGGCTCTGATCTCCTCACCAGTCTCACAACAACCTTTGACCAAAAACTCCAGATCTTGCTCAACCCAAAGTTCAAGCTGACCGGCGCAGCCAAAAGGCAACTTTGTGCGTCAGAGAGCACAGGGTCTGAAACCACGGCGGAGGAGAACAAGGCGGAGAGAGAAGTTGTTTTTGCCCAGCCGTCTGCGGTAGCCATCAAACCAGTGCCTCCTTTGAAGGTGGAGGAATACACGGCACCCAAGCCTGCTCCTAGCAAACAGTTTACAGATCATTCCCTCGTACAGAGGCTATCGCGACTGGGTGAATCTGGTTTCGACCGGTCTTTCCGGGATCCCAGCCTCCACAGAATGCACAAACCCGATGCCAAAATTGGCATTGCTTCTCGGTTTGAGCGAGGCTCATCCATCAATAGCTCCAGCAGTATAGTGAATAATGAGATGAGCATGAGCACTAGTTCCTTACCCAGTGGATCGCTGGGGTACAGGCCCTTGTCCTCACAGAGGGATAAAGGTGATGGGGTGGACACTGGGCAGTCTAGTCTGAAGTATGCGGTGGGATTGCTAGGGAGTAAGAGCAGCCAAACCGAAGCTGGGAGCGCACAGAAATCGTCTAGTGGGTCTGCACGTGCCGAAGGCAAGCCCTTCAGCCTAAGGGCGGAGTGCAGGCCAATCACAAAGTCTGAGAAGACAGAAGTGAATCTGTCCCCTGTCAAAACTGTCACGAGAGGACACATCAGGGGCTCCGAGACAATTCTCTTTGTTGGAGTCATCTGTGGGAAAGTGCAGCGGCTCTGTGGACGATCTCTGTGA